The proteins below come from a single Microtus ochrogaster isolate Prairie Vole_2 chromosome 8, MicOch1.0, whole genome shotgun sequence genomic window:
- the LOC102001072 gene encoding glutathione S-transferase P-like — protein MRMLLADQGQSWTEEVVTMDAWGQGTLKASCLFGQLPKFQDGDLTLYQSNAVLRHLGRSFGLYGKDQQEAALVDMVNDGLEDLVRHIGQVLRNYVCREGKAQYLKELPGHLKPFETLLAQNKGGQSFIVGDQISFADYRLLDLLLNHKLLFPDCLNDFPLLLAYVARLRARPKLKAFLDSPEHVNRPISARLKI, from the exons ATGCGCATGCTGCTAGCAGACCAGGGCCAGAGCTGGACTGAGGAAGTAGTGACAATGGATGCCTGGGGGCAGGGGACACTCAAGGCTTCCTGT CTGTTTGGCCAGCTCCCCAAGTTCCAGGATGGAGACCTCACCCTGTACCAATCGAATGCCGTCCTGCGGCACCTGGGCCGCTCCTTCG GGCTCTACGGCAAAGACCAGCAAGAGGCAGCTCTGGTGGACATGGTCAATGACGGACTGGAAGACCTCGTCAGGCACATTGGCCAGGTTCTCCGTAACTATGTATGTAGG GAGGGCAAAGCCCAGTATCTGAAGGAACTTCCGGGACACCTGAAACCATTTGAAACTCTGCTGGCCCAGAACAAGGGAGGCCAGTCCTTCATTGTGGGTGACCAG ATTTCCTTTGCTGACTACCGACTGCTAGACTTGCTGCTGAACCACAAGCTCCTGTTCCCTGACTGCTTGAATGACTTCCCCTTGCTGTTGGCCTATGTGGCACGCCTCAGAGCCCGACCCAAACTCAAAGCCTTCCTGGACTCCCCTGAGCATGTGAACCGCCCCATTTCTGCTCGCCTAAAGATATGA